Proteins encoded together in one Vibrio hippocampi window:
- a CDS encoding phosphoadenylyl-sulfate reductase produces the protein MLKTQDNFKLDDLLSLTKTEQIIKLAELNSELERLTAVERICWALEYLPGEHILSSSFGIQAAVMLHLVNSVKPDIPVVLTDTGHLFSETYSFIDHLTETLNLNLHIYRAEISTAWQEARYGKLWEQGLEGLKRYNQINKVEPMKKALETLNVQTWFSGLRREQSESRSHLPVLAIQNGRFKFLPIIDWSSKQVHEYLVEHNLSYHPLRDQGYLSVGDTHSTKKWEAGLKEEETRFNGLKRECGLHEDDAEQDGSGI, from the coding sequence ATGCTTAAAACCCAGGACAACTTTAAACTCGACGATTTACTTTCGCTGACCAAGACTGAACAGATCATTAAGTTGGCCGAGCTGAATAGTGAATTGGAACGACTCACTGCAGTAGAGAGAATCTGTTGGGCTTTAGAGTATTTGCCTGGTGAGCATATCCTCAGTTCAAGTTTCGGAATACAAGCGGCAGTGATGTTGCATCTGGTTAATAGTGTTAAACCGGATATTCCGGTGGTATTAACGGATACTGGTCATCTATTTTCTGAAACCTACAGCTTTATAGACCACTTGACCGAGACCTTAAATTTAAACCTACATATATATAGGGCGGAGATCAGTACTGCCTGGCAAGAAGCTCGCTATGGTAAGTTATGGGAGCAAGGATTAGAGGGGCTGAAGCGTTATAATCAGATCAACAAGGTTGAACCGATGAAAAAAGCGCTTGAAACCCTCAATGTACAGACTTGGTTTTCAGGCTTGCGACGTGAACAGTCAGAGAGTCGATCACATCTACCCGTGTTAGCGATCCAAAATGGACGCTTTAAATTCTTGCCAATCATCGATTGGAGTAGCAAGCAGGTACATGAATATCTAGTGGAACATAACTTAAGTTATCATCCACTAAGAGATCAAGGCTATCTATCTGTAGGGGATACACACTCCACTAAGAAGTGGGAAGCGGGCCTAAAAGAAGAGGAAACCCGTTTTAATGGATTGAAACGCGAGTG